The Chryseolinea soli genome contains a region encoding:
- a CDS encoding NAD kinase, whose translation MRVAVHGKDFNRASAPFIAQIFEVLSRYKIDLCVSEKFSAYLGKAGIKTKFKTYSSAKDLKNVQIFLSIGGDGTLLESVTHISRLEIPILGINTGRLGFLATISKEETEKSLQHLFDGAYTLDQRALLKLDTEKDIFGPLNFALNDFTVVKKDSSAMITIHTYIDGEFLNSYWADGIIISTPTGSTGYSLSCGGPLIFPRSGNFVITPVSPHNLTVRPIVVSDQSEITFQVEGRSKRFLVSLDSRMAPVDPSVKLKVTKADFKVNLIQLEGTHYFKTLRQKLNWGLDIRN comes from the coding sequence ATGAGAGTTGCTGTGCATGGAAAGGATTTTAATCGTGCATCGGCACCCTTCATCGCGCAGATCTTCGAGGTTCTGAGCCGATACAAGATCGACCTCTGCGTCTCCGAGAAATTCAGCGCCTACCTCGGCAAGGCCGGCATCAAAACTAAATTCAAAACCTACAGTTCGGCCAAGGATCTTAAGAACGTCCAGATCTTCCTCAGCATCGGGGGCGACGGCACCTTGCTCGAGTCCGTGACGCACATCAGCCGGTTGGAGATTCCCATATTGGGCATCAACACGGGACGGCTGGGGTTCCTGGCAACCATCAGCAAAGAAGAAACGGAAAAATCGCTCCAGCATTTGTTCGACGGAGCCTACACGCTGGATCAACGCGCGTTGCTAAAGCTGGACACGGAGAAAGACATTTTCGGACCCCTGAATTTTGCATTGAATGATTTCACGGTCGTAAAGAAAGACAGCTCGGCCATGATCACCATTCACACCTACATCGATGGGGAATTTTTAAATTCCTATTGGGCCGACGGCATCATCATTTCTACGCCGACAGGATCCACCGGGTACTCACTGAGTTGCGGGGGACCATTGATCTTCCCGCGCTCCGGAAACTTTGTCATCACTCCCGTAAGCCCCCACAATTTGACCGTCCGTCCTATCGTCGTTTCCGATCAATCAGAAATAACCTTCCAGGTGGAGGGCAGGAGCAAACGTTTTCTGGTTTCATTGGATTCGCGCATGGCGCCGGTTGACCCGTCCGTAAAATTGAAAGTCACCAAAGCCGATTTTAAGGTCAACCTTATTCAGCTCGAAGGCACGCATTATTTTAAGACCTTGCGTCAGAAGTTGAATTGGGGGTTGGATATTCGGAATTGA
- a CDS encoding DUF6089 family protein: MRKLLYVVLAVFMISVAHQAEAQMSRRNIKKNNKRISTFRGRKAWFAKEKVYNAIGFSVSALNYYGDLAPRPSKFSTDISFTKPALAFSFSHRFGPRYTLTAAFMYGTLKGSDAESADKNDTGNGVFRYQRNLSFRNRIKEFSVIGTFDLFPNSATYISRVKWTPYAFVGVAVFLHNPQAQAPAVDPQGNPLPEAGKWVDLQPLGTEGQYATLQEGDANYGIKPYKKIQPAIPFGIGARFRLNEVMDLAAEIGFRYTFTDYLDDVSKNYVDLGVFQGNQLAKAMSYRSSEVATPGTTYVGRDGGTYTVVSGYGQEFPDNVRGNKNNRDIYMVTTVRVTYILGKNFHRAKFR, translated from the coding sequence ATGAGAAAGCTTCTTTACGTAGTGCTGGCCGTTTTCATGATCTCAGTTGCCCATCAGGCAGAGGCTCAAATGAGCCGAAGAAACATCAAAAAGAACAACAAACGCATCTCCACTTTCCGTGGACGCAAAGCCTGGTTCGCCAAAGAAAAAGTATATAACGCAATTGGTTTCTCGGTGAGCGCCTTGAACTATTACGGCGACCTGGCGCCACGCCCCAGCAAGTTCAGCACCGATATTTCTTTTACCAAACCCGCCCTCGCGTTTTCCTTCTCGCACCGCTTCGGCCCCCGCTATACACTGACGGCCGCGTTCATGTATGGAACCCTGAAGGGCTCCGATGCCGAGTCGGCTGACAAGAACGACACGGGAAATGGCGTTTTTCGCTATCAAAGAAATCTATCGTTCCGGAACCGGATAAAAGAGTTCTCCGTCATAGGGACGTTCGATCTGTTCCCCAACAGCGCGACCTACATCAGCCGCGTGAAATGGACGCCGTATGCTTTTGTGGGCGTTGCCGTTTTTCTGCACAACCCCCAGGCACAGGCACCGGCCGTCGACCCACAGGGCAATCCCCTCCCCGAAGCCGGAAAATGGGTTGACTTGCAACCTCTTGGCACCGAAGGGCAATATGCCACCCTGCAGGAAGGCGATGCTAACTACGGCATTAAACCCTACAAAAAAATTCAGCCTGCCATACCTTTTGGTATAGGCGCGCGTTTCAGACTAAACGAAGTGATGGATTTGGCCGCAGAGATTGGATTCCGCTATACATTCACCGATTACCTGGACGACGTCAGTAAAAACTACGTCGATCTCGGCGTATTCCAGGGCAACCAGTTAGCCAAGGCCATGTCATACCGCTCGTCGGAGGTGGCCACACCCGGCACAACCTACGTCGGTCGCGACGGAGGAACATACACCGTGGTTTCCGGCTATGGTCAAGAATTTCCCGATAATGTGAGAGGCAATAAAAACAACCGTGACATCTACATGGTCACTACGGTGCGTGTGACCTACATCCTTGGCAAGAACTTCCACCGGGCTAAATTCAGATGA
- a CDS encoding DUF6089 family protein: MMRSLIKNLICLTLFISAFTAAHAQSAEVNSAEVGFGLGTFNYTGDLVRFYNFKYSKPAATVFYKSNLSRVVSFRVSITGGQLGASEKPIDAFATQRDASFNIFLLEASTGVEYHFLNWRDPKRFIRFSPYLFGGVGIFSMSGVATKTADYSNVQAVIPFGGGIKYVYNPKWYFSLEFGVRKTFTDYLDNISDGDPRYKNYQYGNPNDNDNYYFLGVSITRTFYSIPCPSNPYK; encoded by the coding sequence ATGATGCGGTCCCTCATAAAGAACCTCATTTGTCTAACGCTTTTCATCTCGGCTTTCACGGCCGCCCATGCTCAGAGTGCAGAAGTCAATAGTGCCGAAGTAGGATTCGGCCTGGGCACATTCAACTACACTGGCGACCTGGTTCGCTTCTATAATTTCAAATACTCAAAGCCGGCGGCAACCGTCTTTTACAAGTCCAACCTGAGCCGCGTGGTGAGCTTCCGTGTTTCCATCACCGGCGGACAACTCGGCGCCAGCGAAAAACCCATCGACGCTTTTGCCACCCAGCGCGATGCCTCGTTCAATATTTTTTTATTGGAGGCCTCCACGGGCGTGGAGTATCATTTCCTGAACTGGCGCGACCCCAAACGCTTTATCCGTTTCTCGCCGTATTTGTTTGGAGGCGTCGGCATCTTTAGCATGTCGGGCGTTGCCACCAAAACAGCCGACTACAGCAACGTGCAGGCGGTCATTCCTTTTGGCGGGGGCATCAAATACGTCTATAATCCCAAGTGGTATTTTTCACTGGAATTCGGAGTCCGCAAAACCTTCACCGATTACCTGGACAACATTTCCGACGGCGACCCGCGCTATAAGAATTATCAGTATGGCAACCCCAACGATAACGACAACTACTACTTCCTGGGGGTGAGCATCACGCGCACATTCTACTCCATACCTTGTCCCTCCAATCCATACAAGTAA
- a CDS encoding isoprenyl transferase, whose translation MDGNGRWAKKKGAMRIFGHRNAVQAVRDVTEGCGELGIKYLTLYAFSTENWNRPKAEIDGLMELLVNTLKQEIKTLSENQVRLVTIGETSHLPGDCQANLQWAIDQTKNNSGLTLILALSYSGRWEIMKAVKALAKDVSDGKVAADAINEAVFENYLQTSGIPDPELLIRTSGEMRVSNFLLWQIAYTELYITPTLWPDFRKEHLYEAIWAYQQRERRFGKTSEQLNPVS comes from the coding sequence ATGGATGGCAATGGCCGGTGGGCCAAGAAGAAAGGAGCCATGCGCATTTTCGGCCACCGCAACGCCGTTCAGGCCGTTCGCGACGTGACCGAAGGGTGCGGCGAGCTGGGTATAAAGTATCTGACCCTGTACGCCTTTTCTACCGAAAACTGGAATCGCCCCAAGGCTGAGATCGACGGTCTGATGGAGCTGTTGGTGAACACCCTGAAACAGGAAATCAAGACCCTTTCCGAAAACCAGGTACGCCTGGTCACGATCGGCGAAACTTCGCATTTACCGGGCGACTGCCAGGCTAACCTGCAGTGGGCAATCGACCAAACAAAAAATAATAGCGGCCTCACCCTCATCCTGGCACTGAGCTACAGCGGCCGGTGGGAGATCATGAAGGCCGTAAAAGCCCTGGCCAAAGATGTTTCCGATGGAAAAGTGGCAGCCGACGCCATAAATGAGGCCGTATTTGAAAACTATTTGCAGACTTCCGGCATCCCTGATCCGGAGTTGCTCATCCGCACCAGTGGCGAGATGCGCGTCAGCAATTTTTTGCTGTGGCAAATTGCCTATACGGAACTCTATATCACACCCACACTCTGGCCAGACTTTCGAAAAGAGCACTTGTACGAAGCCATCTGGGCCTATCAACAACGTGAACGTAGATTCGGAAAGACAAGTGAACAATTGAACCCTGTAAGTTGA
- a CDS encoding BamA/OMP85 family outer membrane protein, with translation MKRVLFLIILLSVAADGWAQFRGRRSGTATNAPGENNLNYANPAEYTIGGIEVTGLNVLDKNAMVSLTGLKVGDKIKIPGDAISSAIRSLWKHGLVGDVTIKVDRIEGQTVFLNITLSERPRLTGFYFTGISKSQESGLKDDLKLIRGKIVTETMIRNTETGVKKYFIKKGFLNTAVKITQQRDTLNRDGIKLKIAVNPKSKVKINHISFVGNEAMSDAVLKKKLKKTHERPRFALHRTILNSVVNLKPKEFIDSSYKVSPKQLKEFFSQNVKLNIFAGSKFIKTDYEEDKKKLLAYYNTKGYRDAEIVSDSIYSHSENTINIDFVISEGPKYYFRNIIWTGNYIYTDKQLSAVLGINKGDVFNRELIDKKLQFNPKGLDISGLYMDDGYLFFQIHPVEVAVAGDSIDIEMRINEGEQATINEVTITGNQRTSDHVIRRELSTVPGQKFRRSDIIRTQQRLGQLGYFAPDKIGQNLVPNPAKGTVDIEWQVEEQSNDQVELSGGWGGYYGFVGTLGLTFNNFSLRNIPHLKNWKPLPVGDGQRLSLRMQANGRSFQSYSFSFTEPWLGGRKPHSLSVSYVRSLSRYAGAGATSYNDLNSGIKADNISVGLGRMLEWPDNYFTLTNSLSYAVYSLKNINYGLGCTTCKSYAVTFNTTISRNSIDNQMYPSSGSSVSLSLTLTPPYSAFNGLDYTTATAEQKNKWQEYHKWMFDAKYYLPLDSKKKLVLEAKAHFGFLGAYNKEKTGIGPFERFVLGGSGLAGGFNSFVLGKEIIGLRGYQDNQITPPTYAVGNSTSQQGGVVYEKLGLELRYPVTTGNAATIYGLVFTEAGNNWGTYENFNPFSMYKSAGFGARIFMPAFGLIGLNWAYGFDPVPLGSRGPVSGSQFHFTIGQQIR, from the coding sequence ATGAAGCGAGTTTTATTCCTGATTATTCTTTTAAGTGTTGCTGCTGACGGCTGGGCTCAATTCAGGGGAAGGCGTTCGGGAACGGCTACGAATGCCCCCGGGGAAAATAATTTGAATTATGCCAACCCGGCCGAATATACCATCGGCGGTATTGAAGTGACAGGATTGAACGTGCTCGATAAAAACGCCATGGTCTCCCTGACCGGTTTAAAAGTTGGCGACAAAATAAAAATCCCTGGCGACGCCATCTCCAGCGCCATCCGCAGTTTGTGGAAACACGGGCTGGTGGGCGATGTGACCATAAAGGTAGACCGGATTGAAGGTCAGACGGTATTTCTGAACATCACCCTTTCCGAACGTCCACGCCTCACCGGGTTTTATTTTACAGGGATCTCTAAATCTCAGGAAAGCGGTCTGAAAGACGATCTGAAACTCATTCGCGGTAAGATTGTCACCGAGACCATGATCCGGAATACGGAAACCGGAGTAAAAAAATATTTTATCAAGAAGGGATTTCTCAACACCGCGGTGAAGATCACGCAACAGCGCGACACGCTGAACCGCGATGGGATCAAACTCAAAATAGCCGTCAATCCAAAGTCGAAGGTCAAGATCAATCACATCTCCTTTGTGGGCAACGAAGCCATGTCGGATGCGGTGTTGAAAAAGAAGCTGAAGAAAACCCACGAGCGCCCGCGCTTTGCCTTGCATCGCACCATCCTCAACAGCGTCGTTAACCTCAAGCCGAAAGAGTTTATCGACTCCAGTTACAAAGTGAGCCCGAAGCAGCTCAAAGAATTTTTCAGCCAGAATGTTAAGCTCAACATCTTTGCCGGATCAAAATTCATCAAGACCGATTACGAGGAAGACAAAAAGAAACTGCTCGCCTACTACAACACCAAGGGTTATCGCGATGCTGAAATTGTTTCCGACTCGATCTATTCGCATAGCGAAAACACCATCAACATAGATTTCGTCATCTCGGAAGGACCGAAGTACTACTTCCGCAACATCATCTGGACGGGTAACTACATCTACACCGACAAGCAATTGTCGGCCGTGTTGGGCATCAATAAAGGCGATGTTTTCAACCGCGAGTTGATTGACAAAAAATTACAATTCAATCCGAAAGGACTTGACATCAGCGGGCTCTACATGGACGATGGTTATCTGTTCTTCCAAATCCACCCCGTTGAAGTGGCCGTAGCCGGCGACTCGATCGACATCGAGATGCGTATCAACGAAGGCGAGCAAGCCACCATCAATGAAGTGACCATCACGGGCAACCAACGCACCAGCGATCACGTGATCCGCCGCGAGTTGAGCACCGTGCCCGGACAAAAATTCCGTCGCTCCGATATCATCCGCACACAACAACGCCTGGGACAATTGGGCTACTTTGCGCCCGACAAGATCGGCCAGAACCTCGTGCCCAACCCTGCCAAAGGAACCGTGGACATCGAATGGCAAGTGGAAGAACAATCCAACGACCAGGTGGAATTGTCGGGTGGTTGGGGCGGTTACTACGGCTTTGTGGGAACGTTGGGTTTAACGTTCAATAACTTCTCGCTGCGCAATATCCCGCACCTCAAAAACTGGAAGCCTCTGCCTGTGGGCGACGGTCAGCGTTTGTCGCTGCGTATGCAAGCCAACGGCCGGTCCTTCCAGAGCTACAGCTTCTCATTCACCGAACCCTGGTTGGGCGGACGCAAGCCTCACTCGCTTAGCGTGAGCTATGTTCGGTCCCTTTCGCGCTATGCCGGCGCGGGTGCGACCAGCTACAACGACTTGAACTCCGGAATAAAGGCCGACAACATTTCCGTCGGTTTGGGACGCATGTTGGAATGGCCCGACAACTATTTTACACTCACCAACTCGTTGTCGTATGCGGTGTATTCCTTGAAAAACATCAACTACGGATTGGGATGTACGACGTGTAAATCCTATGCGGTGACGTTCAACACCACCATTTCACGGAACAGCATCGACAACCAGATGTATCCTTCGTCCGGGTCTTCGGTTTCGCTGAGCCTTACGCTGACCCCGCCGTATTCGGCGTTCAATGGCCTTGATTATACTACGGCTACAGCCGAGCAAAAGAACAAATGGCAGGAGTATCACAAATGGATGTTCGATGCAAAGTATTATCTTCCCCTCGACAGCAAGAAAAAACTGGTGTTGGAAGCTAAAGCGCACTTCGGCTTCCTGGGGGCCTATAACAAGGAGAAAACCGGCATCGGACCCTTCGAGCGCTTTGTGCTCGGCGGAAGCGGTCTGGCAGGGGGCTTCAACTCCTTTGTTTTGGGCAAGGAAATCATCGGTTTGCGAGGCTACCAGGACAACCAGATCACGCCACCGACCTATGCGGTGGGCAACAGCACTTCGCAACAGGGTGGTGTGGTTTACGAGAAATTGGGCCTGGAATTGCGCTACCCCGTCACCACCGGCAACGCCGCAACGATCTACGGCTTAGTTTTCACGGAGGCCGGCAACAACTGGGGTACTTATGAGAACTTTAATCCGTTTAGTATGTATAAATCGGCCGGCTTTGGGGCCAGAATCTTTATGCCTGCGTTTGGATTGATTGGCTTGAACTGGGCATATGGATTTGATCCTGTTCCGCTGGGAAGCAGGGGGCCGGTCAGTGGATCGCAATTCCACTTCACCATCGGTCAGCAAATCAGATAG